The Branchiostoma lanceolatum isolate klBraLanc5 chromosome 3, klBraLanc5.hap2, whole genome shotgun sequence DNA segment GAATCCACCTCCCGGAGGTAATTTGGGGAGGATTAATCCAATCCGATCCTATCGAATatcgagtgtgaacgcaaaccaCGATTGATTCACCGGGGATTTTGGCTGGTTCCGAATGTTGTCCCAACAATCGTCGCTTCGAtcacgctcccagattgtcctgtctacaacTCTTGACGCGTTCATAACCTGTACTACAGctaggccaatatacaaaagccatTGTAGTTCATGCCTTCTCGCAATCTTAGCCCGCCAATTGCGTTCACtcccacggctacagaacattctccagagatacaaaatcatcaaaaaatTGGTGGACTCCTGCCATTTTGTAGCGAAGCGATGCCGAATCTTTAACCCCAAGCTATGACCTTTAACGAGCGTCTGTGAAACGCAGCGTGCTTCAATCGGACTCgaatcacggcgtactttaatccacttggcgaagaGCAGTTTGAACGCAAACATCAATCGCGgtcggattaattctaccggGATAAATGTCTAATCCGATCTATTCTTTTTAGTGTGAGCGGGGTCTTAGTCGTGTAGGTTTGACCCCGTTCTAGCGGCTTTcgtggaactgcaggagcctagtcaaactttgaaagagaatactgaaagtcagcaaaaatacgtaaagaaaaaaaaaagattttcgcccgagcatttgagtccctacgctgtgatttgccgccattcgccgccatttgtggtcgtattcggtggagaatctatccctttaattttcttcccgtggaaattctgcttaggtagggtagatgagtcgtgtttacgccgtgattttacttcaaaataaagcgcgctagcggcaagggccgggctgggccgccatctttgtttactcttgtttaccgcctgttctaagcgctgattggtttgagtcagaaaaactttgctctgattggttgactgcaagatttcacgtgatcacaaggcgggaattcaccgtcacagtttcggcgtggaccgcattttctgacgattttgaagcagctttgtggcgaccttcgtaacatttttgatttttaaaaattaaccaaacattttctgatggcagtattcagttatttttttctactcatcgcccagcgcgaatttagaaccaccgcggattctccatttgcccgaaaccgcggattttaggccccgcggatctaagtagacttacagtaactgAATCCGCTGCAGTCCATTGTAGGACTCTCAAACtagtgacatgtgtaactgagaaagagaggaatatcgatagatatctattatacaaatgaatacctaatttgcataataaatgacaaaatattgaaattccATAGTATCAACATCTTTTAATGTAAGTAAACCACAAAACAGTTCCACAAGACAATGTATTACAATTTCCAAAGCTCTActagttgagtgaggtttgttCACATTAATCATCATCTGTGCAGCATGATTTAGCCACCCTGCAGTCCCGCGCAGGTCAATGAACTTACAGGTTCCATACAGCCGCTAGGTATGCTACTCCATGAGGAAAAAGCTATTATCTTTTTTCTGAACTTTAATTTCTGCCTTGGAGTTAAAGAAACTGAAGGCTAtgaaatacagtacatacaataaaatgtactctatacatgcatgtactttAAAATCTACCATGTTTGCCACGTTGATGCAGTTTTGCCGTGGGGATACTAAGTTTATTAACCGACATATTCAAGATGGCGGTGGTTGACACATTGTATATGTTTAGCCCGTACagtattaatctccaagcagatctataacGGTGGTACAGACCGTATCCAagtggcaaaaggagttttcatagccaccgAAGGATACGGATatttggatacggtctttgccatctgcttggagactagtacaGCATCCCAGAATGTTCAGGGTTCGCGGTTGCCATTTTGCTTAGAGACGCGGTCCTGCGGATAGTATTTGTGTAGCCTCCCCGAGTATGGCCAGTACAAATGCCAAGTGTTGGACAGGCTCTTCGACTGGTAGTTGTAGGGGCTAGGGTACTGATACGCCTTCCTTTGGAGACGACCCGTTGCTATAGGTCGTTGACGAAGGGCACTTCCCATGTTTGGCGTTGCTGGATTGTTGGTAGGAGGGTgagcaaatgtctgtatttTCACACCAAGGCGTTTGGCTGACTGTGGTAATGTCATCTGCAACTGGAAATGTTCCTCTGGCGTCAGCACAACAGGAAGTGACGAAAGCTGAGGAGGACCCAGTGGTGTCATCTGATGGATTGCCGTTTCCTTAGTAACGGGATTGTTTACCGTGACAACCCGCTGAGGCAATCGTGGTGCGGCTGTTATGGGCCGTTCCAGCGGGATCTGTCCGGTCTGTGGAAGGCGCTCTGGTTTCTTCCGCGTGGCGGCGAGGTACGACTCCCACTGCTGGCGAGTCACGTACGCGAACACGCCGCCGACTTTCCTCACCAGTTTGTAGACCGGCACCTGGAAGGGCCGGTGTTGCGCGATAGAAGATGCATGCCATCTCTGAAGTCCTGACCGGCTTGGGCTTGAGAATGTGTTGCTATTgcatgaaaaataacaataaaagaTTAAGTTCATTGGATAGAAAGGGTGTGTAATTCTTATATGTCATAAGATGCATCTAGAGATAACCAAAACCACTTAAATTGTTTCGGTACATAAATCTTACATGATTACAAGCAAGAACTAGATTGACGATAGCACTAGCAAAGATGCAGGACTGATCATTTAGGCAGTCCTGCTATATCTTTGTGGCAATAACTCGTAAAAGCCATTCAAACTTGTCAAAATCTCTTACTGAAATAAACTACTAGATTCATCAACAAGAGCCCACGTGACAGACGACTCGGCACGGGGACTGTTGTACCTGGCAGCAGGCTTTTTCCTCGCTGTGTACGGTCTGCGGGGTACGGGTGCCGGCGCGCGTCGTGGAGGGACTGTCTTCACTGGAGTGCGTCGTGGAGGGACCGTCTTCACTGGAGTTGTCCGTGTCTTCGCGTTCCCCTGTCCGGAGTCCGGAGTGGGGCGAGACGGCTCCGTGAGAGGCCTCTTTGGGTGCTCTGTTGTACATGTCGGCTTGGTGGCGACGGTTGGGGTCGAACTGGTTTGGGTCAGAAGTGAGTTGGACTCTGATTGTGGCCTTTTGGACTGCTTTTCCCAGGAGAAAAGAGTAGATGATTAACCATACTGGTATGAACGTCGAAGCAGACGTAGCATCTTCTCAAAAACGTATATCTATCAGAGCCTGTACTTGGTTTTGATGTATCCAATGGACAACAAAGAACAGTTAAGGCAGACTTATATATCTTATGCATGATGTGGTCAGATTCgtcagaacaaggaggttaaaatggtCAGGACCATGATGAACTATTGGCAGCCCTGCGGAAGTACAACTTTGATATATgcaggaaaagaaaagaaaaatcacagCTATGAATTGCGAGTTTTTGTCAACAAAGAAGCCCCAATAAAATTTGAGCGGGCTATTGAATGGCACATCAGTGAGAAAACTTCCGTACCCCTTCCGTTGTTGGTCCGTTCGGGTAGGCGAGGACCACCACAAGTCCCACTATCACACCAACAACGATCAGTCCCCAGAGCACGTCCGAAACCTTAAGGAACTTCCAGCCACTGAGGCCTGTGAAATAAGTAAAGAAAACCGTTTTGAAGACATTTTAAGAAGGTTTTGAAGACACACACGCCATAGCTCACGTAGTGTActcttttttgttgctttttggcAGTTCATCTCACAAAGATTGTATTGTCATCGGCAGGAAAAAGACACGAAACGTTAAACTTCTTGTCATGTAATGTACTTTGATGTCTAGTGTAAAGTAAAGTTTTACTAAGGCTGCAAAGGTATTGCAAAGAAACCGCTCCGCCTTTTGAGTCTGGCATTGGCTTTAAAACGTAACCTTCAGAGTCAGACTCATTTCTATTGACAAAACAGGAGACAGTGATTGAAATGTTCTATGAAATGGACCAAACGCAAGATGccaccctctctctctctctctctctctctctctctctctctctatatatatatatatatatatatagagagagagagagagagagagtcagacgggCGTGGGCTGCCGagaatatatatattcatacacacacacacacattcaataTAGTTGAATGACAGTCAGGACAGTTCTGATGCTGGATGCCAAGGACACACCAGTACTGCAGGaggaaaatagaataaaatttcTCACATTTACGGGACTTTTTCTCTCGGTCTTCTTCAGAGTCTGCCCGTACTTCCTCACCGGTGGTGCGGGTTATGTCAGAATCTAGACTGTCGCCGCTGGTCTCCATGGTGACGATGACGTCAGAGGCTGAGCTTTGAGCAGGATGCTGTCGTCTGTTATCATCTTGACTGACGCGGGGAGACCCGGGGTTGGTCTGTTGTGTATTCGGTTCTTGCTGGGTACTTACGGGTGCCCTTGGCAAGGTGGCTTCTGCCCCAGAGTCCACTTCTAACGGCTTGAGATGAGTTGTGTTGGAACAGTTCTCTGAGACTGATAGTCCCTCATGGGTCGTCTCTATATCTTGGTCAATGCTGGTGTCTGACGACTCGGGATGGGTTCTTTGTGTGTAGTCTTTCGGTGGCTGGGGATGGGCGGTTTCCGTACAGGAGGCGGCATCGGGGGATGAAACTGCCGAACCAACTGAGACAATTTCGCCCTTTGAACGAGAATCGCTGCATGGCAACTGAGATGGGGGATCGACTGGGTGTTCTTGCTTGCTCAGGTTATCCTGACGACCAGACAACATTCCTTCGAACCAACCCAGCAGATTTTCCGGCTGATTATTTAAGGACGCGCCGTCCTCCTCTTGGTCATGGTGACTGAAACCGTCTCCTGGCAACGGATTCTCAGAAAGCCACTTACCCGCAGTAGCAGTTTCCTCCTGATCTGGGACGGTGTGGTACATGTGGACACGGAAAGGTGTACCGTCGACCACGATAGCGTTCTGGTACCGTGCCGTGGGCGGGAGATGCGGGTAGGCCACGGCGTACGGTACGATCTTAGGGCAGTCCTCAGGCGAGTGGTCGGGGTCAGACGGGCGTGGGCTGCCGAGGAAAGTATCATCTGTGTCCGCGCATGCGTCACACTTAACGTACCCGGGATGCTTCCAGCCAACAAGGCATGGATCAGGTCTACTTCTCTCAGGAGGCCCTGATCGGTCCGGGCACGGGTTGAGACTTCCACCGACAGCTGGATGTCCAGATCGGTCTGGGCACGAAGTTAGTCTGTCGCCGGGGGGACGTCCTGGCCGGTCCGGGCACGGAGTGAGACTGTCGCCGGCGGGACGTCCTGATCGGTCCGGGCACAAAGTGAGCCTGTCACCGGCGGGACGTCCTGATCGGTCCGGGCACGGAGTGAGCCTGTCGCCGGCGGGACGTCCTGATCGGTCCCGGCACGGAGTGAGCCTGTCGCCGGCGGGACGTCCTGATCGGTCCGGGCACGGAGTGAGCCTGTCGCCGGCGGGACGTCCTGATCGGTCCCGGCACGGAGTGAGCCTGTCGCCGGCGGGACGTCCTGATCGGTCCCGGCACGGAGTGAGCCTGTCGCCGGCGGGACGTCCTGATCGGTCCGGGCACGGAGTGAGCCTGTCATTGGGGCACGGCTTGAGACTGTCGTCGGGGTACGGGTTAAACCTGCGTCCATTTGTTAATCGGTGGGCTTCCATAACGTTCTCCGTGTGGTCTTCTTCGGGCATCGCTTTAGACTGGGAGAAACAATAACAACTGTGTTAATAAGCCTAAGTCTTCCTCCTTACTAGCAGTAATACATTGTTAACAACAACAAGCTACTTCTGCAACGAAAGGAGACGTCTACACCTTGAAAAGAGAGGCGCAACACGGTCTCAACACCTCTGTCGCAGCTTGCCAACTGGTGCACTAGTCGGCGTGTGCGCCAATCCAAATGCCAaccgatttaaaaaaaaatctattcagACGTTGATTGGCTTGCTTTTGTGTTTGAAGTGTATCAGACTGTTGTTTTTGTCCGTCATTTCCGCACGTTCACTCAGCATACTAAGCCAGGCTAGCGCGGCTGCATGTTGTAATCCTCGCAAAATGAGCCAGACAGtactaaaaaaacacacaagacaATCAGTAACTACCCttttcatgatgttttttcCATTCCTCAGCGCCGGGAACAATACTCGTCTATAGACACGCTTAGTCTTTCTTCAAGTTTAGAGTTTGCTGTGTCTATGCTTACGTCCTTTTTAAGTGAACCCGTACTTTTGATGTAGACCTGATCCGTTCccgtatatatatttatataatgtGCGAAGGAAATTGTCTGGAAGCCTCCCCTTTCTTACAGACCACGTTTATATCCGAGTACAGAAGTAAATCTTCCGATGGAGAGGTGCAGATTGTTCCAGACTTTTTAAAACGCTTTCTTTTCGTACACTTGACTTGACAAGAGAAGTACGCAGTTTGTTGCTTTGACATGTACGGTAGTTGTGTAACGTGTGTTGAGGTCCAGGCAGGCTGGTGTTGTGGTTTACAAATGTTCTCAAATGTCAAGGCAAGACCTAGGGGACGGATGTTCTAACTTTGGTTTGACAACACATTGTATCATAAAGATCTATTCATATCGACTTATAATGACGTTTCCACCCCGGCAAACTCACGCACAAATAGATGTAGCCTCCTTAACAGTCTCTACGACTTGggcctttttttctgatggcctAAACATGCACTCGGTTTCTACTGCACTCGGTTTCTAGTGGCCGATCCTCTACGAGCTAAATTAACCCAACCACCACAAACCAACTAAATCGACAACATTATTTTCTATGATATCAGTGACAATTGGAGGGGGAATGGTCATTCGCTcgataaacagacacacaaaataGCTACTTGTACATATATGCCACTATTTTGTTAGCAGGTAAAGACGTCATGAATCATACATAAAGAAATGGGAGCTGACTCTTCCACCAGCCAAGATGAATTTATTGACATTGTCCATTGTACATAAATGCTATGCCATAGAGTATATAGAGTTCTTGTGTTATTTTCCTAAAGTAAGGACAACTTGCTTTCAATCTATCAAGaaagtatgatacatgtaatttgctGTAGAATTCTTAATGTACAACCTCGCTGacttacgaaaatacatgtagcgcTAAATTACAGCAAAAAGTCCCCAATCAATAAGGAAGTAGTATTCTGCCTTAATTATCGCGTTGAAGGTGTGATTTTAACGAGAGAAGAATTTTAAGACGTCGTGAAACATtccatatatattatattattttctTTGCAAGACAATTGTTAAactttagtttagtttagtttcgTTTCGTTTCGATCGTTTGTCATGAAAAAATGTAAAGTTAAAGTTCGTAATGAGCAAGCttaaggtcatctgtggttgggagttgatCGCCACCTGATTATAAATTTAGAAAAACTCAAAGTCTGGAAATTCATATTCTACTTGAGTGTGATCAGAGAAGCGAACTGGAACCAGAATAGGATGGAGTTTTGGCTATTTCTTACCCAACGCCGACCCTGGTTGGGAAGAGGGGGCAAAGTCGTGGGGAgatcctgaatgtgtgacagggctctaGATGACAGCTCATTGATTTCCGCATGGACCGAGGTGCATCTTCAGCACCCCTCGTCTGTGTAGATCCCGGAGAAACTCATATTCCGTCTTCACGTCATGCTTAGCTTCGAACCCAACCCCAAACGGAATATGGAGTTTGTCGTCCGGATAGTAGTGGTAGGGAATGGACTGGTTGTTCGCATCTTCCATGAAAGGGAAGAATCCATACATGTAGGAGCGGTCACAGAACGTCGTCATCATCAGCACACTGACGAGGCCGGTGGTCGGCGCCGCGATCCTCTTCTTGGCTGCGTCGGATGCAATCCTGGTTGAAAAAGGAAGTAAGACAAAATAGATTATTCATATCCATCATTGGCCCAATTAGCATTATAGGCCATGATattgatgttttattttatttttttgtgaaatagaaaaaaacactGACTCGGACATCTGTTCTTTTATAGACAGATAAAACTGCTACTTACGGGtccattttatgttttattccaCCCTTCAAAATGAGCAATGAAATGGATAGTTTGTACACTCCTACAGCCTTGGTAACTTGAGATCTTGCATGAGGGTCAGCAAGCAGAACGCCATCTTTGACGTCCTCTAAGCGACTCTTGTACACATCTCGAGATCTATTTTTCAATTGTGAAGACTTCACCATTCTTCTGGGTGTTTTCAGATTGAGCACTGTCATGTTGGTTCGCCGGCCAACATCTTTTTCAAACCCTCTGAGAACGGGCAGGTCTATTCTGATGACGTAATCCATGGAGTCGATTTCTGCACCACAGCGGCTTCCCAGTAGAACACCACTATTGCCTACGACAGCGCATGTCTTGTAGTGGCCAATGGGAAGCGCTGTACCGATTACGCCCCCCAACTTCTTCTCCTGCAAACGTTTCTTAATCTTCAGTCTCGCGGTGATCTTTCTGTAAGACAAACCGAGACTCGGACATCATACACAGTAAACAATTGCTGTACTGTGGACTAACTCACTGTGTCCCCATACCATGTGAAGTCGACTCTTGTTATCATCTAGTATGCACAAAATACATCtaccctgaggcgtcgccaaaacgTCAATTATCACGCAGACATCGTCTTTACGCAGAACGATAACTGGGTGTGGTTTTGTtcaaggatttaaaaaaaaacgatcGCAATTGTTCACTTGATTATACCTAGCAGAAGAATACATTTGCCTGTATTAACCAAAGGAGTTTTCGCTGAATAAAATGTAATGAatagactgggggggggggggggagtagaAAACAATGTTGGACTAGACTGACCTAACGTCTTCCAAAGCTGTAGCATTGTACTGCCATGCTGAATCTGGCGCCAACTTCTCAAATGTCCAAACACCAGGTGGCTGAGTAGGCATCACACGTGTCACGAGCTTTGGCACCACTGACGTTTCTCTAAAGTTCAGTGAGTATACATACCATAGTCACGAACTTTCGGCAATCGACACCTTCAACAGTATGTTTACTCATCATATTTaccttttacaaaatgtacaatatcacaCACCGTTAAGGATAAGAGTTCAACAAATTTGCACCCAGCACAGTTTGATTTTGTACACAAAACTTTGTTACCTTAGGGCAGACCATATCAGGATGTACAGCACTATGAACAACACTGCACAGATAGTGATACTTCTCTGCATTTTGGGTGCTACGCTGTGCTTCGCTCTCGTTGTGTGGTTCTTGTGTTGTATAACAGCTATAAATGATATGTGAGGCAAGCTGACGTCTTTCGGTACCGCCATAGCTGTAAATAAAATGCCCAAAGTACTATAAACACCAGTTGTTAAAGCACTAAACTTTCCAATGATTTTATCAGTTCAGTTTTAGAGAATGCGCAGTGTTATGCCTGTAATACAACTTTTGGATGAGCCTTTTTTCTGCTGTGTGACGCACTATGGGATGAGCGAAAACCGGTTGTTCAAGAGTTCCGGTCGAAGGTCGTCGATGACGTGACggtctactagtatttcatgtCGCTTCACAAAAACTGGGATAAGTGCCAGGTTACTCTGGTAATGGAAACCGGAGGTCAGTTTCGACAGTGGGCCATTTTACGGCTATCTACGGTATCACAGCGGTCCTTCCCGGTTTGATATCTTGTTTTATGGTTATGGCTGTGATGattgagtggtggatagctcttgaggcagagtaagtggtgtaggtttgggccccctaaaggctttatttggaactgcagtgggccctTTTGTTGGAAATTTTGGAGGGAGATAAATCAAGCAGGGGTTAATACATTTTCATTGCTTTGGCATGtatgtaccttaggtgatgattaacataatgattCGTGtataatgcaaatcaggaccttACATAATCATTGAGAAAAACATTTAGCATTGCATATTGTAGCTAGCATACAGCTGTCAGTATAACAGCTAGTGTCCTGGAATAAaggtcaacatacatgtacatttggcaGTGGGCCGATGAAAAACATTTCCCTAGTTTCATTTgtttggcatgtagatagctta contains these protein-coding regions:
- the LOC136430697 gene encoding uncharacterized protein — its product is MPEEDHTENVMEAHRLTNGRRFNPYPDDSLKPCPNDRLTPCPDRSGRPAGDRLTPCRDRSGRPAGDRLTPCRDRSGRPAGDRLTPCPDRSGRPAGDRLTPCRDRSGRPAGDRLTPCPDRSGRPAGDRLTLCPDRSGRPAGDSLTPCPDRPGRPPGDRLTSCPDRSGHPAVGGSLNPCPDRSGPPERSRPDPCLVGWKHPGYVKCDACADTDDTFLGSPRPSDPDHSPEDCPKIVPYAVAYPHLPPTARYQNAIVVDGTPFRVHMYHTVPDQEETATAGKWLSENPLPGDGFSHHDQEEDGASLNNQPENLLGWFEGMLSGRQDNLSKQEHPVDPPSQLPCSDSRSKGEIVSVGSAVSSPDAASCTETAHPQPPKDYTQRTHPESSDTSIDQDIETTHEGLSVSENCSNTTHLKPLEVDSGAEATLPRAPVSTQQEPNTQQTNPGSPRVSQDDNRRQHPAQSSASDVIVTMETSGDSLDSDITRTTGEEVRADSEEDREKKSRKCLSGWKFLKVSDVLWGLIVVGVIVGLVVVLAYPNGPTTEGVRKFSH
- the LOC136429425 gene encoding CMP-N-acetylneuraminate-poly-alpha-2,8-sialyltransferase-like is translated as MPTQPPGVWTFEKLAPDSAWQYNATALEDVRKITARLKIKKRLQEKKLGGVIGTALPIGHYKTCAVVGNSGVLLGSRCGAEIDSMDYVIRIDLPVLRGIASDAAKKRIAAPTTGLVSVLMMTTFCDRSYMYGFFPFMEDANNQSIPYHYYPDDKLHIPFGVGFEAKHDVKTEYEFLRDLHRRGVLKMHLGPCGNQ